CTCcgattggttttttttccagaaatccTACagttctcatttttttggccaaaaaaattttaaaaaaatcctaaaaaatccgaaaaaattctgaaatttttttaaaaaaaataccaaaaaagtatgtattttttccctataaatacctaaccattttatctactttcaacaccaaatcttcatacaatttcttctccatacaatattttctactctccactcacattattcattttccacaccaaatctccatacaaactcatctccttccaatattttttactctctactcatattttccactttccacaccaattccatacaaactcttctccttccaatattttttactatccactcacatttttgtactactttccatttgtagaaaataaacaaatggcatcttctgttgaaatcggaggctcgtggtcaacccaggaagatattgcattgtgcgagtcttgggtgaacgttagtcatgaccctatcacgggcaatgagatgaagttccatcatatgtggagcaaaattcatggagaattttgtcaaagatcgggttccattcggaccgaaatggctttgtctagtagatggaaaattctaaacaaagagttagggaaatggagaaatgccttgacaaaagcaagggagaacATTCGGAGCGGTGCGAATCtttccgatgaggtaaaatatttttaattgccattttaatcaatttaatgtaactttttttttattgcatattctattttttttttgttgcacaatgtttattttatttttgcatttcctaattggctttatttatttacataatcaattttattcttgcatttcaaaatagtttataatttcatgcataatctttatttttgtttttgcattttcaatttgtctatatttatttacataatcaattttattcttgcatttcaaaatagtttataatttcttgcattgtatatttttttttaatgcacttccaattatttattttgaatagatcatacaagcacaaatgtggtttggtgccacggggcaagggaaaaaaagttttgtgcatttccaatgttgggaaaTTGTCAAAGATTGttccagattcaaaattattcctacCGCACCCCCGGTTGTGTTGCatgagacgccgctccacgaatcgccatcaaccgattcgccattggactccccaatggaaacggagtcaccactcccacgtccgccgagacctattgggagaaaggcggcaaaggccaagagaggggccacttcaaacattgattgtgttcaaatattcgagcaaatagctaagaacaacTCTCTAAGATTGGAGAGAGACTTGAGGAGCGATGAAGCGGACAAGGCACGATTGGAAGcctttgcaattgaaaagcaacatgcaaaaaaaaaagacgacgatgaaagagagatgaaaatcatggccatggatacgagccatatgtctcctgaaacaaaggcctattggaagcataaacgaagggatgtgatgagaagaaaacttttccatgacgacggacctagcaatacggattggctaaatgatgaaaaccattagattgtattgttgtatttttttttataattgttgtatttttttttaaattgttgtattatcctttaatttgttgtattgtttcttttttattcaatcaaaaaagCATTCTATAATtggactatttattaaaaacatttgagcattcctcacaaagattaattaaaaacaaaccttcatttattgcaaacaacacacaaaacaaaccatacataaaaacataataataaaaaagacctCGCAATTATtccacaaaacacaacacacaaaaacaaagcataattaaaacaaagcataattccaaacaaagcacgaATCTAgccttcatccattgtgattgcctttcatctgccacaagtgctcgatcaagtcaacttgacgtctttcgtgaacatatgaagattgcatttcttgataacgatcaatcatggggttgttgaatcgaccatcctgaagtaacggttcgggctccattggtagtccatttggtcccatcggcctttcatatattcttgtcaacgccgtgttcataggatcgggttcaaacacctctgcagcatcgtagtcatactcatcctccacaatcatgttgtggaggatgatgcaagtcatcataatactcctcagcacctcctcgtctagcatccgagcagcacccccgataattgcccaacgagcttgcaagataccgaaacacctttccacatctttcctgtaaccttcttgaaaggaagcaaagcttctttccttctcggattggggattcgaaattgttttcacgaatgtcgtccacctaggataaattccgtcggcaaggtagtacgcaccagagtatacggtattgttgatttggtatgtgacctggggggaatgacctcgcaatacctcgtcgaacaccggggattgaccaaggacattgaggtcattctcCGGCAACCCCgaaaaaggcatgccaaacccaagtgtcgaatgaagctacggcctccaaaatgatacttttttggcccttccgATTCCCATACTCTCCTTGCCAcgcagtaggacaattcttccactgccaatgcatgcaatcgatgcttccaatcattcctgggaaacctcgagcctcgcctttttgtagaagcctttgcaggtccctcggagtgggtttgcgaaggtactccctcgtgtacaaattttccactgcatcacagaatctcaccaagcactctaggatagtagattttcccatccttgcaatctcatccacctgctctgcagatgccccataagcaagcatccgcaaagcagctgtaagtttttgctcccggataagacccaaaactccaacagtatcatgcttttgaatgaagtatgtgtcgtaattacaaatatcatgcatgattttttggaacaaatgtggctgcattctatatctctctctaaacttatgagcaggatataacgaatttgggataaagtaatcctccaagagattcttaccccgagactctctgcttctgtccacattcggggcacgacgacgatggtgttggcttgattgattcATCATACACACCGCCGCtacttcaagcatttcttcctcttcttcatctgcgtcccgatcttcttcctcacgtctacgccggatttcttcccattctttctgttgcctctccaacaccctcatgaagtttgacattgagagtataatgtgttttgtaaaatctgagaaatgaaggaatatataagagatggtgtgagaggagtggtgttgatggtgtagttttatagagggattcagaagatagagatgacacgtggcacaattttagagggtgaaaatcttatctgaaatctgagatcactatttgtaaaaaaatatctgaaaatcttatcagacatgggacacgtggcacaattttagggggtgaaaatcttatctgaaatatgagattataatttttttaaaatatctgaaaatcttatctgacatgggacacgtggcacaattttagagggtgaaaattttatcggaaatctgagattataatttttattaatgaatatccgaaaattttatctagaataagacacgtggcaaccgagattcacatccgaaaatcttatctgaaaatttaatcacaaaagattatcaaaattaatgatttaaagtataaaaaaataggaaataaagtacaatgaatagtaattgccctagacttgccctagactttgcccttgtgagtggaaccacaaatggcaaggctgacactattcacgtgaatagtgtcagcccttgcttgccctagcttgcccttgccttagactttgccccaaggggtggagttgctcATAATGTCAAAAAGGTccaaaaaggccaaaaaaaatgtcaaaagaCATCCTTGGGGAGATTTGGGGCTCTAAATGCTAAAGACCTCTCAGAGTTGTCCTCAAATGTGGACGTGGATGCAACCCCTTCAGCTTGAGTGGTCCCCACATGAAtcacttttctctctctctcaatcgcACAGGACGTGCAACTGCCCAAATACTCTCCTATCCTACCAAACCACATGAGAAACGGGGCCCTAgcacataaaaaaaacttgattttttaCTCCTCTTTTCtaccatttcttttcttcttcaaatgaaagtctttttatttttatttttatttttttaatagaaataAATAGCTAGTTTTTTATTGCCTGtaatcacttttttttttatttattttaaatcttgtacaaattttgattttttttatggttgtaatattcaaaaaaaaagaaaaagaaattgagaaccTAATGCATAGGCCTAGCCTTTTGCTGAAATTTTCTTGAAAATTCAGAAAAGATAcaagataataaatatttttaatcaaacGATATTAGAAAGAGATAAGAGTGCCATAAATGCATATAAACTATGAGTGCCATGTGTCCCTCAAAAGTTCCAAATTCATGACAGCTCACTGGCTTGTGTCATAAATCAGTCTTTGGGGTCAGGATAGCAAAAGCCCGGCCCAGCACAGATGGCCTACCAATTTATGCCAAGGCAAAGATTTCTTGGAGCACAAGGCTCCATACATTGCAGAAATCAGCAAGCAGAACAGAACATgtagaaatctgaaaatttgtGGTCATACAAGTTACAGCACTAAGCAGCAAAGTTTGCAGAGTTTATTTTGCTAACAAAATCAGAGATGATGAGGaggacccaatttccactttggaattcgagccaagtcctgtgcgtgtccgacacctggcgaatgtcgggcacaaatgacctttttacccttcttatttcaatatcgctttaaaatttccttagacttctgccgaaaattcggcagagtctcccctgtattttgactaatccCAAAGTTTTCCACATGTTAAACAAGCTAATAATTcttcaccaactgccagaatagtcAATCAACCAATTTCAACTCTAATCACTACATTTCCATCTGGATATCGGAGCGTTCTCTGAGTCCCTCAGGGTTGTGAGGATTTCTACAACACCATACCTGGTTTGAGACATGGAAGCTaagaatggcccggtggtggatcccgcgtacttctacggcctgggggcgaaaaacaagttggaaatgtgagtggacaaaaataatgttcttcaaaacaattttcataacataatatcccccattgtaaaaagaaaatttagctaaataaaattgaatacGTACTTTCTGCATCAGgcatattcaactcaaggcattctatatcagtcatattcaagctcgaaagtttcatacaaaaccactgaaatcaaagctttcataaaagtgctGAATTCAAACGTGTATAAAAcctctgtactcaaaccttgcataactgaacaaatataaaggtatctatgcctgaaaaatcagaaaaactgatttaaaataactgaaaatcataatttaataaaagaaactcaaaatcctttgaaaataccacatatttgtacccctgtcttttccgtcaattccctggcaggtctcgggcgtcacacaggctacccgagccgcaaactggcgaaatcaggggactatgatcggcctgtcccgccggcagattcctcgatgacaccaagtcaacttgagtcgctctggcaggatgcaggggaccgtagtcagcctgatccgcaatcctggcaggtctcggggacacgaagtcagccgagccgcaaatcctggaaggtctcgggacaccaagtctgccgagccgcaaatcctggcactcacggtccgagcgtccccgaaactcgtgaggcaagtcaagtgcactggctgaactataatcagactggatgtccgtagacatcggtccgactctgggtaatcaccataaagaaaatgggtacgaggtgggtttaaaataaaagcctttagaaaaatctgaataacaactgaaatcacaaattgtgctgctgtctcatctgatttcaacctcaaactctgtttctataactggtaaataagcagcacagatttatagaactgttactgtactgatcatgttccGAAcagtaataaaacttacttaatatcaaataaagaaacttattcaaataaattcatttctaaaaacttatttatataaactcaatataaactcatttataaaacttatttatataaaatcacatcaaatcattcatgaaatctgatttatgaaagaaagtccactcacagatggtccaagctactgcgacccttcgaaggtctccTTTGCAATTCTGTCGGGTtcctggtgccttactcgatcgatttggtggagaaatgaaggagaatttcgagctggaattTTGGGTAGTttcggacgaacctccgtcggaaaacacgattttccggccagctgagggcggccccggggttgaggtcggttggagaaggtaggggactcgatggcggttccaacgccaccggtcccgtggccattggagcttggaggcggcgccagcaccTTCTGGAAGTCGGCGGCCCGTTTGGCGCAGagtctgggtttatatagatgNNNNNNNNNNNNNNNNNNNNNNNNNNNNNNNNNNNNNNNNNNNNNNNNNNNNNNNNNNNNNNNNNNNNNNNNNNNNNNNNNNNNNNNNNNNNNNNNNNNNAAACAATttggattatttcattgcAAGACGGATGATTTATAGGTTGTCCTAGTTTTATGACGTCACAAGGAGGCCCGGGTAATTTTCCCAACCTTTTTCATGAATTTCCAACTATTTATTACGTATTCTGATGCCTTTTTCCACGAAAATAGCCAACCCTAATTGCAAAAAGACTCCTGGCGCAATCTCAGCCGGTCACCTTTCAGcacttgcacaagtgtacgtcagtcaacatggccacatcctcccattttaccctaaattattattttattcctttttcttggaaaattcagaactaaatacacaaaaattagaaaaacgaTCCGAAAATTTCTACGAACTTATTCAGATTTCATCTTCCTACTGAATTCCCTGTTTCATGGTTATGCTAcattagtattttattattatttatccaaaattattataattattatgatATTACTTTTTAGGCTGTccatttgttaattatattaactccaacttgttcttcaatttgttaatttttttatttttttaggtttaagggatgttttgaaaaataatatggaAATATACAAGTCATCCATTGTACTCCTTccacataaaaaaattattcaacgTCATTCACTATTCAACTTTTGCTTAAGAAACGTATAACCAAATCATTTCGGATATGCTAAGTGGGAAAATGTCATTCCCAAGCACTGGtgaaaaaacacatatttACTCCATGCATGACTTTTCGTTTACCAAATATGAAGATTGGGGTCGGTGAGCAAAATATCTGTGTCAGTAAAATGTCATTCATAGCCGTCTATGATGTCAGTAATAATTCcgctatataatatatattttacatttataaataaaacgGTTTATGACAGCACAAACACTAGACAAAATAGATTAAAACCCAACATTTAAACAACATTTGTACAACGTATCCAGCCAACCTAGAAGTGAAGAGAAGCAAGTCCACAATGCATCAAAACCGTAAAATCCTACTAAAACTAATGCAAAAATACGTGATTCCCTCGCACAACATACTCACGCATCACTttgaaccaaaaaatactCTCACGGTGCCATTTGCAACGATTGCAATAAGTCCAGAAGGCAGGATTTATCTTGTCTTCACTAGGCCAGccttgaataacaaaataccATTCATTGTTGTTATAAGCGCTGCAGCGATTGAACTTAATCTTCCCATAGTCACACATATCTACGATATGTCTTGCAACTCTTAGTCGGCTTAATCTTCGTGTCAAAGCATCCCTGGTTCCTTTCATATCAATGTTGTTACGTTGATTCAAAGAACACAAGAATTGTAATGCATCCTCTTTTGACTGACCAATTTCGGACATACCAAGTAGTCCAACTACATAAGCCGCTTCCATATGGCCTGCCGTGGCTGCATTGCGCATCCCATACAACGCTTCCACCTTACCGTGCTTGAAAAAAATATCGAATGCTTCTCTAAATATGGACTCTGGGTTATCGCAAGCCCTGCATTGTTCCAAGAAATGCTGGACCGCAGGTCTGGAACGGTACCAGATAGGATGGTATGGGTACTTTGCCATTGAAATGGTGTTCCACACTTGTGGACTGTTTGCCAAAGTTTGGAACAATGGGCACACAGATGCCATACGGAAGAGATCTTCCGATGATTCGGTTGCCCCGTATAACATCACTTGAAACCAAGCGGACTCCGGGATGAAGGCTTGGGGCATATCCAAATGGACatgcttccttctctttcctccgaTTGTAGTGAAGTGTTTTGAATTCATTAAACAGTTTTTGGAATGGAACGATTTGAGGAGTGGCAGAGGTGCAAAACGAGAATATTTGGGGTACACGTTTCGTTATAGCGGATGATTTATAGTGGTTTGAAAAGGTATTTTCAGGTGGGGTATTTCGAAGTTGACCGTTTTCAAAGACACTGAACCGAAGTGAATTAAAACTGAAgacaaaagaagggaaaacgtCAAAACGGTGCATATAGAGTTAGACAgtcaaaaagttaattaaatcgCTGTTTGCATAGCCATATTTGGGATTATCCCACTATCAAATTCATTGatacaaatgtgatggattactAACTAGTGACAGAAGGTCCCATCATAtacttttccattttcccACACCCAACT
The Prunus dulcis chromosome 2, ALMONDv2, whole genome shotgun sequence DNA segment above includes these coding regions:
- the LOC117618236 gene encoding uncharacterized protein LOC117618236 codes for the protein MPQAFIPESAWFQVMLYGATESSEDLFRMASVCPLFQTLANSPQVWNTISMAKYPYHPIWYRSRPAVQHFLEQCRACDNPESIFREAFDIFFKHGKVEALYGMRNAATAGHMEAAYVVGLLGMSEIGQSKEDALQFLCSLNQRNNIDMKGTRDALTRRLSRLRVARHIVDMCDYGKIKFNRCSAYNNNEWYFVIQGWPSEDKINPAFWTYCNRCKWHRESIFWFKVMREYVVRGNHVFLH